Below is a window of Coregonus clupeaformis isolate EN_2021a unplaced genomic scaffold, ASM2061545v1 scaf0777, whole genome shotgun sequence DNA.
agaacaggagggcctcttaaagaaaaactaacaggtctgtgagagccggaattcttactggttggtaggtgatcaaatacttatggcatgcaaaaaaatgcaaattaattacttaaaaatcatacaatgtgatttttgttttagattccgtctctcacagttgaagtgtacctatgataaaaatgacagacctgtacatgctttgtaagtaggaaaacctgcaaaatcggcattgtatcaaatacttgttctccccactggtatatatatatatatatatatatattttacatttacatttgagtcatttagtcagacgcttatccagagcaacttacagttagagtacactaccagtcaaaagtttggacacacctactcattcaagggtttttctttattttttactattttctacattgtagaataatagtgaagacatcaaaactatgaaataacacatatggaatcatgtagtaacaaaaaaagtgttaaacaaagagATTctgtaaagtagccaccctttgccttgatggcagctttgcactcttggcattctctcaaccagcttcatgaggtagtcacctggaatgcatttcaattaacaggtgtgccttaagttaatttgtggaatttatttccttcttaatgcatttgagccaatcagttgtgttgtgacaaggtagggttggtatacagaagatagccctatttggtgaaagaccaagtccatattatggcaagaacagctcaaataagcaaagagaaacgacagtccatcattactttaagacatgaaggtcagacaatacggaacatttcaagaactttgaaagtttcttcaagtgcagtcgcaaaaaccatcaagtgctatgatgaaactggctctcatgaggaccgccacaggaatggaagacccagagttagctctgctgcagaggataagttcattagagttaccagcctcagaaattgcagcccaaataaagacttcacagatttcaagtcacagacgtatctcaacatcaactgttcagaggggactgggtaaatcaggccttcatggttgaattgctacaaagaaaccactactgaaggacaccaataagaagaagagatctgctagggccaagaaacacgagcaatggacattagaccggtggaaattgagatatttggttccaaccgccgtgtctttatgcgacgcgatgtgggtgaacggatgatctccgcgtgtgtagttcccaccgtgaagcatggaggaggaggtgtggtgatgtgggggtgctttgatggtgacactgtctgtgattcatttagaattcaaggcacacttaaccagcatggctaccacagtattctgcagtgatacgccatcccatctggtttgggcttagtgggactatcattttgcttttcaacaggacaatgacccaacacacctccaggctgtgtaagggctattttaccaagaaggagagtgatggagtgctgcatcagatgacctggcctccacaatcccccgacctcaacccaattgagatggtttgggatgagttgaaccgcagagtgaaggaaaagcagccaacaagtgctcagcatatgtgggaactccttcaagactgttggaaaagcattccagatgaagctgcttgagagaatgccaagagtgcaaagttgtcttcaaggcaaacggtggctactttgaagaatctaaaatctaaaatattttgattagtttaacactattttggttactacatgattccatatgtgttatttcatagttttcatgtcttcactattgttctacaatgtagaaaatagtaaaaataaagaacaacccttgaatgagtagttgtgtccaaacttttgactggtactgtatgttattgttAGATGAAGTTATGGGCCAATTTGGCATACACTTAGTGTGCAAAGGTAGCCAAAGAGCATTTTACTTGTAGCGACACAGAGCTTAATGTGAGTTTCCTTGAGTAGCACTCCCGATCTTGCTCTGATAATGTGTGGTAATATTCAGAATATATTGTGAAATCTTCGCTCACCAttgttcctccatgcagatatactacatccataactagaggttattagcatggaagagttcagatatactacatccataactagaggttattagcatggaggagttcagatatactacatccatgactagaggttattagcatggaggagttcagatatactacatccataactagaggttattagcatggaggagttcagatatactacatccataactagaggttattagcatggaggagttcagatatactacatccataactagaggttattagcatggaggagttcagatatactacatccataactagaggttattagcatggaggagttcagatatactacatccataactagaggttattagcatggaggagttcagatatactacatccataactagaggttattagcatggaggagttcagatatactacatccatgactagaggttattagcatggaggagttcagatatactacatccatgactagaggttattagcatggaggagttcagatatactacatccataactagaggttattagcatggaggagttcagatatactacatccatgactagaggttattagcatggaggagttcagatatactacatccataactagaggttattagcatggaggagttcagatatactacatccataactagaggttattagcatggaggagttcagatatactacatccataactagaggttattagcatggaggagttcagatatactacatccataactagaggttattagcatggaggagttcagatatactacatccataactagaggttattagcatggaggagttcagatatactacatccataactagaggttattagcatggaggagttcagatatactacatccataactagaggttattagcatggaggagttcagatatactacatccataactagaggttattagcatggaggagttcagatatactacatccataactagaggttattagcatggaggagtttctgcagccaaattgtgttgcatagcaacaaacagcaaacacagaaagggtccTATATTGGAGAGTAAAAGTCGTCTGGCACTCTGCTTAGGATTTCAACAACTTTAAACTTTAACTTATTTCTAGCCTACAGtcatcgatgttactactaatgtgaaaacaagacaaaatatgactattgttgctcacttgactgtataaaagacaattgtcaaataatttaaGGCATCAATTGTTGTACAATTTAATGGGTACGCTCTGGGTATCACCTTTTACCTCAAATAAACAgtgtatttctgctgttgtggttctttaaccatctgtctgactgtcgttcacacaggagagagacgtggctatcgtggatcctctggggagcctcaacaacatgatgctgacgaggcagaaaggtctctctccagatcagaacaccttaaGAAAAACCATCTGATACCCACtgggaagaaatctcactgctgctctgactgtgggaaacgtTGCAAGTTTTCATCAGAACTTAAAATACACCAgcgagtacacacaggagagaaaccttatagctgtgatcaatgtgggaggagttttactcggtcaagctacctgatagtacatctgagaacacacacaggagagaaaccttacaactgctctgactgcggaaagacttttgttaatttaatagatttaaaatcacaccagagaacacacacaggagagaaatcaccatatagctgtactcaatgtgggaagagttttactcggtcaagctccctgatagtgcaccagagaacacacacaggagagaaactttatagctgtgatcaatgtgggaagagttttactcagtcaagctccctgatagtgcaccagagaacacacacaggagaaaaacctTATAGcggtactcaatgtgggaagagttttgttgcATCTTGCGATCTGacgatacaccagagaacacacacaggagaaaaacgttattgctgtgatcaatgtgggaagattTTTACTCGGTCAAGCaccctgatagtgcaccagagaacacacacaggagaaaaaccttatagctgtactcaatgtgggaagagttttgttgcATCTTGCTATCTGatgatacaccagagaacacacacaggagagaaaccttatagctgtgatcaatgtgggaagagttttactcagtcaagctccctgatagtgcaccagagaacacacacaggagagaaaccttatagctgtactcaatgtgggaagagttttgttgcATCTTGCTATCTGACGatacacaagagaacacacacaggagagaaactttatagctgtgatcaatgtgggaagagttttcctcagtcaagctccctgatagcgcaccagagaacacacacaggagagaaaccttatagctgtgatcaatgtgagaagagttttactcagtcaagctccctgatagtgcaccagagaacacacacaggagagaaaccttatagctgtactcaatgtgggaagagttttgttgcATCTTGCCTTCTGACgagacaccagagaacacacacaggagagaaaccttacagctgtactcaatgtgggaagagttttgttagATCTAGCCATCTGACgagacaccagagaacacacacaggagagaaactctATAGCAGGAGATAAATAATAAAGCTGTGATCATGTGACAAGAGATACTTTGATAAAAGATCTCTGATcaaacatcagaaaatacatacatgagttgtttcatgatatcaatgaaataatgtcacaatgtagaatgttttaacattgtaggagtactttaattaataatgtcacaatgtagaaccCTAAACATTTCCCCCTGTTCAATTTATTTCagcgtgatatggatattagcctctGGGAAAAATCCAGGCTCTGAATTGAAAGAGTATTTATGTGATTTaacaaaaagtaaaaataaaaaaaaaaagttgtgttACACGTTAATCAAAATGTATCTAGCTGTTTTCTACCAATTGTCCtctgaccagtgatgtacacattattcccagattccgtgtggTGTTTGAGCTATTCgttttaacaggacgtgcaacctcatctcccccctcttgcgcaattgatttcaacatgatatcGATGAAATAAGTGTTGCGTTCCTTTGTTTAGCGACCCATAAATGTaaatgcatcactccaaaatgtagctgactgtcttctgcaggttgtcctctaaccagtgaggtaaaagatatctcccatttccatgtgtttttttagttgtgttagtttcaacagcaggTACAACCTGATCTCCCCCATAATCGATATCAGTGACTTATTGTTGGTGCTTGTGCAGTTTATAAGGTGCTTGTTTTAATATGATTATTGTGGCACATTTGTGTAGATAGTacagtttaggtttaggttttcaatatatcacaaactgtttttgcatattggttattgatttggacatgttaaaactgtgttttgacattgagGTTTCCCACGTAGcaaaatgtcattgaaaagacattgaaaagaagactatgcctgatgtccaatataaactcagcaaaaaaagaaacgtcccctttttcaggaccctgtctttcaaagataatttgtaaaaatccaaaataacttcacagatcttcattgtaaagggattgatgaaccataaataattaatgaacatgcacctgtggaacggtcgttaagacttacagatggtaggcaattaaggtcacagttatgaaaacttaggacacaaaAGAGGCCTACTATTGACTCtggaaaacaccaaaagaaatatgcccagggtccctgctcatctgcgtgaacgtgccttatgcatgctgcaaggaggcatcctccctcatgtggtacccttcctgcaggctcatcctgacatgacaatgccaccagccatactgctcattctgtgcgtgatttcctgcaagacaggaatgtcagtgttctgtcatggccagtgaagaacccggatctcaatcccattgagcacgtctgggacctgttggatcggagggtgagggctagggcaattccccccagaaatgtctgggaacttgtatgtgccttggtggaagagtggggtaacatctcacagcaagaactggcaaatctggtgcagtccatgaggaggagatgcactgcagtacttaagagctggtggccacaccagatactgactgttacttttgattttgaccccccagggacacattatttgtgtgtggaacttgttcagtttatgtctcagttgttgaatcttgttatgttcatacaaatatttacacatgttaagtttgctgaaaataaacgcagttgacagtgagaggactttttttgttgctgagtttacattcggttttagttgaaaatatgtattttcaggtCGTTTTTTCAACGACTTGACAACAACTTAAtttcaacgtacttgcagcctataaacatggacGCAGTATAATAAATTGGTCTATAATCAgttttattaacaatcttacatcactccagtatttctttacaacattcaagtgctacttgtctttattccactactgaagaagcatgactcaaatcacctactcatatttgaaacatccagcctgacaaaatatacatttttagtTATTCAATGCCTCACCATTAAGtgaattattgccaatacatattaacaaaggGGTGATCATTTGGTTTTGAtattttatatttacaattcATGCAACATTTAGTAATCATAATTTATGCAACGAACTGACCATTTTGGGGTACAATTATATTGACATTGTTGCACTGCTTGTAGAATATCAGGGTTCATTCTCAGATGTGCCAACCCAAATGTACTAGAGTATGACATTGGGGACTCGGCCCCGATCCAACAACATGCCTATCGAGTGAaccctgaaaagagagagagaagctccgCAGTGAGGTGGAAAGTTACTACGGATATTGCAGGAGTTTCCTCTTGAAATCAGACATGTCCGTGGTaaggacaacttggttgctgattgtCTCAAGGGTGGGCAGTCAAAAGGATTTGTGTTTTGCATTTAGCCAGTGCGTTGTCATGGATCACAATTTATTTTGACTGCACGTTTTTCTGTATTGGAGATGAGTTTTGTTTGGGCTCGTTCCAAGGGgacgagagttctagaagctaatgagttttaggaagaccagagttctagaagctagtgagttttaggacgaccagagttctagaagctagtgagttttaggaagaccagagttctagaagctagtgagttttaggaagacgagagttctagaagctagtgagttttaggaagaccagagttctagaagctagtgagttttaggaagaccagagttataGAAACTAGTGAGTTTTAGGTCAGTAACTTATAACCACGGAACCACCCCAGACCTTTCATGCATGACTTAAAGCACCTGAGTATTAGATTTACTGCCAGGGTCTAGTATGTCACTGCCAGGTCTGATTTTCTCTTTGGTTTTGAGCCCACGGcaagaaggcaccagagcctATTGTGGTAACAGGTTCACActagataacacaaccacacagtgcatgaaaaacatgaggtgtggctaacgtttgcaagcttgagctagctaccgagctagcatacaaactcggtagcacagagtagatcctccatatgacgttgagaaatagtgcattgtgggtagtttagaagatatctggaaataagttaataaatatgtaataacgcaaaaacataactgtttgaacttaataggtaaccagatcgtgactacaactaagttcctaagtctttaaccacactgtgttgttacattggtgagtaaaaactcatgcttcctaccctttaactttttgtctgaaaataaaatctacattttactcaactgcgttacccactccagtcagcagatggcgatgtgggactttaaggctatgctgctagtgtgacgtataatctagtggacgggacgcttctttcaacagcagcaacagttagtcagacacctcggtagcttgctagacaaaatagccgaaccaataaagctctttagacgctttcgtgtatattagccactgtgttttatacccacttctgtcgtctagttagttatcccatttaatttcatatttacggtgttgttgttattggtcagctagctggctggttaagttagcactagcctagctagctaacatccccgaccatgaggtcactaagctactctcctcctgctaaagaagaggaggtctgctggacggagaaagaagctctagtgaaagaggaggaggaagaggaggatgttacaatacaaaaacaagtagagggtgaggctgttaccgtgaaagaagaagagaaagacgttacagtgaaagaagaggaagacgcgttcagagtgaaagaggaggaggatgttacagtgaaagaagaggaagacgcgttcagagtgaaagaggaggaggatgttacagtgaaagaagaggaagacgcgttcagagtgaaagaggaggaggaggagatgactgtcacatcgaaaaaggaggaggaagaagaggaggaaactggatatctggttccggtttcccaaaggcatcttaaggcatccaatggttctaatgatgaacttagcagtaagatggttttgagaaaccgggccctgattaacactagtaagtactgtcttaaaaacagaggcacaaactctgcagttgttgaactgatgtgtggtgttaaaggggaaatctgcaattgctacatccattgattcttgaagaatataacacatgtaaaccaacactgcctcaaaactataatgttgagtccagctcagggctaccccctggaattcactacactatgaatacaaggactggccaaCCATAAGGTCAAAATCATAGTTTTAACCTGGTTTTGTAGATAtagagtgtttgtttacaaacagtggcattatacaagcttatattttggtttctgatggggtaatacagttgaaacatttgtttggtcgataggctgttgatcgaccaagatttttttgtTGAGCAGTCgcaaatatatatttgttttatggCACaagagacacctgtctgattcgcgcctgtctcagtggtctaatccattgcggaggctgcGGGGATGGTACAGTCCAAAGAAGGGGGCATTACATGATTTTGGCCCCGGTTTTAGCTGTCACAGACAAGTTTTGAGATCGGAGACAAAATCCCCATGTCGTTTGCCTACTCGGGGTGTGCGGCCGTCACCGACACTCGTTTAATGTTAACGGGTCAGAGACACCATCTGAGGGCTACCGATCACGTCTTTGAGCAGTCCCCAGGCGTCCCGATATTTTCAAGCATGTTTTGATTTtatctgaaaaaaaaaaaaaatctgcaatGCTCTTTTAGTGTGAGATGTGCAACGACAAGTTTTGAGAACGGGTGATCAGCAACAGCCAATGAGAGCTCGCCAGAGAGGGGAAGCCAGCGAGATGATGGCGTTGAGCAGACTCTCGAGCAGGAGCGATCACTACTAGGATGCGTTTGTGCCTTTAACCAAAGACGGCGTGAAAATCGTTACAagcaatgttattcaattcaaCATGTTTGGTAGATATTTCCACTCTGTAGGGCAAGGATGAATGTCTGATTTGAAAACGTTTATGAGGCTGCTTTTGAACCACAGCTTGTTCTAGCTATGTTAACAATCTAATCACATCATCACATCATTGTTTTCACCAGACAGCGTGGTGGTATGGAGAATCCTCACCACCAAGTGGAGAATATTGGAGTATGTGACACCCCGTCTGTGCCAGATCGTTTAGTGCGCTCACCACTACACTGGCAAGACTTAAAACTAGAGGAAAGACGGGTTGTTTAATGTGAGAGGCTCAGTCATGTTAGGATTTTGAAAGTCGTGTAGTGTCCACCCGGCGTAAGATGCTCAAggcacgtctctctccagaagGCGCTCTCTCCCACCAATTCGTGCACATTAATTGTTTCCTAACTTCatggtgtgaattgtttgcccttggattgttagtgtctatcaattcccccaatacatatatcaccagtagtacatttaccattCATTcccatttctaatctacaatgtttggtTACGGAAacttctgttaatgcattcaatatattattattacagtctttaaacattctcattgtcggagtggacactaAAAAACCATAACAAATGCGGGAGATAAGACATTCATAGTTCACTCTATAAAGCCAtaacaatgcaaattaattacttaaaaatcatacaatgtgattttttggattccgtctctcacagttgatgtgtacctatgataaaaaatgacagacctctacatgctttgtaagtaggaaaacctgcaaaaatcggcagtgtatcaaatacttgttctccccactgtagttggcaATGGCAAGAGAAGTTACTTTTAGACTTGCATCGTTTTCATTTAGATATAATTTTTATTAACCTCATGACATTAATTTTGAGATATTGAGACTTTGTCATAAATGAAATgaaaactgttccacgaaaaatgtgcatatgaaaatcataactggcacacgcagatcagtagaaatggcaGGATAACTTGACCCCCTGGTGTACCCCTTTTACCGGCAACTACAAGAGCATAACGGCAGAGTCTgtgaaggccagcagcagcgggaGAAGAATGGTTGTCAGTTGATCTGGATCTCTGGCGCCGTCAAGGCATCAAACCGTAAGCTTAacgcatcagacaagctcaatgcatatagttgaaGGGTTGTCAGTTGATCTGGATCTCTGGCGCCATCAAGGCATCAAACCGTGAGCTTAacgcatcagacaagctcaatgcatatagttgaaTGGTTGTCAGTTGATCTGGATCTCTGGCGCCATCAAGGCATCAAACCGTGAGCTTAacgcatcagacaagctcaatgcatatagttgaaTGGTTGTCAGTTGATCTGGATCTCTGGCGCCATCAAGGCATCAAACcgtaagcttaaagcatcagacaagctcaatgcatatagttgaaTGGTTGTCAGTTGATCTGGATCTCTGGCGCCATCAAGGCATCAAACcgtaagcttaaagcatcagacaagctcaatgcatatagttgaaTGGTTGTCAGTTGATCTGGATCTCTGGCGCCATCAAGGCATCAAACcgtaagcttaaagcatcagacaagctcaatgcatatagttgatttcaCTAAAAACACAtagtgtgtgtctatatatggaaaaatacacgtttaaacATTTCtagcaatcgattggtcgaaagaacagattaCTTTCATTCGAGCAgcgggaggagagggggttgggaactgttttttcttctttcaaattctggttaggctatattgatctctggctccctctttggtcatttgtgtcttaatttttaattacatttacattttagtcatttagcagacgctcttatccagagcgacttacagttagtgattacatattttttttatactggccccccgtgggaatcgaacccacaaccctggcgttgcaaacgccatgctctatcaactgagctacatccctgccggccattccctcccctaccctagacgacgctatTGTCTGCTTGATTTAAAGGAGGATCTTTgggaagttatgggtcctacagtaggtctgtgttattgtgaggtgaagttatgggtcctacagtaggtctatgttgttgttaggtgaagttatgggtcctacagtaggtctatgttgttgttaggtgaagttatgggtcctacagtaggtctatgttgttgttaggtgaagttatgggtcctacagtaggtctaggtTGTTGTTAGTGAagtatgggtcctacagtaggtctatgttgttgtttggtatAGTTAagtgtcctacagtaggtctatgttgttgttaggtgaagttatgggtcctacagtaggtctatgttgttgttaggtgaagttatgggtcctacagtaggtctaggttattgttaggtgaagttatgggtcctacagtaggtctatgttgttaggtgaagttatgggtcctacagtaggtctatgttgttgttaggtgaagttatgggtcctacatgtTTTTGAGAG
It encodes the following:
- the LOC123485642 gene encoding zinc finger protein 420-like; its protein translation is MLLLIRGSSGEPQQHDADEAERSLSRSEHLKKNHLIPTGKKSHCCSDCGKRCKFSSELKIHQRVHTGEKPYSCDQCGRSFTRSSYLIVHLRTHTGEKPYNCSDCGKTFVNLIDLKSHQRTHTGEKSPYSCTQCGKSFTRSSSLIVHQRTHTGEKLYSCDQCGKSFTQSSSLIVHQRTHTGEKPYSGTQCGKSFVASCDLTIHQRTHTGEKRYCCDQCGKIFTRSSTLIVHQRTHTGEKPYSCTQCGKSFVASCYLMIHQRTHTGEKPYSCDQCGKSFTQSSSLIVHQRTHTGEKPYSCTQCGKSFVASCYLTIHKRTHTGEKLYSCDQCGKSFPQSSSLIAHQRTHTGEKPYSCDQCEKSFTQSSSLIVHQRTHTGEKPYSCTQCGKSFVASCLLTRHQRTHTGEKPYSCTQCGKSFVRSSHLTRHQRTHTGEKLYSRR